A stretch of DNA from Alicyclobacillus acidocaldarius subsp. acidocaldarius Tc-4-1:
TCGTCGAGAAGTTGAAAAGCGATCACAGCCTCGGCTGGCATTTCGTGACGCCGGCCGAGGCCTCGGCCGGGATGGCGGACGGGGCGTACGCGATGGAAATCGTCATCCCGCGCGACTTTTCGAAGCGCGCCGTCAATAGGGCCGAACATACCGGTGCGCCCGCGCCGGAGATCACGAGCGTCACGAATGACCGGTACAACTATATCGAAGGCGTCATGGGGCGGAACGCGGCGGTGAAGCTCGCGTCGGAGACGGCGCTGGGACTTGCGAAGTCCTACACGGCGTCGCTGGTCGATGCGCTCGAAAGCTCGGGCGCGGGGCTTCACAAGGCGGCGAAGGCCGCGGATGCGCTCGCCTCCGGCGGGCGAGAGCTTGAGGCGAAAGGCGAGTTGCTCGTGAGTGGAGCGTCCCAGTTGGCTGCGGGCGCGAATCGCCTGGAAGGTGGACTTTATCAGGCGTCTCAGGGCGCGGGGGCGCTGGCGCAAGGTGCGTCGCAGGCCGTGTCCGGTGCGGACCGCTTGAACGCGGGCCTTTCGCGGCTGAACCAAGGCGCCGAGGCGCTCGCGCAGGGCGCTTCGTCCTGGGCCAACCAAGCGCGCGCCTTCGGCGAGGCAGGGGAGAAGCTTGGCGCAGGGGCTCAACAGGTCGGACAGGGCGCTTCCCAGCTGGCCGCGGGCGCGGGCAAGCTGACGACCAGCCTAGGCCAGTTGGATACCGGCGCGTCTCATCTCGCGTCTGGTGCCGAGTCGCTCGCGCAAAACGCGTCCCAATTTGCACAGGCTGCGAATCAGACCGCGGCGGGATCGCAACAGGTGGCATCCGGTGCAGCACAGTTGGCGGAAGGACTTCAGCAGTTGGCGAAGGCCAATCCGGCGCTCGCCGGGACGCCTGCCTTCCAACAACTCCTCACGGCGAGCGCCGAAGTGGCATCCGGTGCTTCGAAGACCGCGTCGGCCAATCAGCAACTCGCGGCGGGCGCGGAAGGGCTGTCGCAAGGGGCCGCGCAGGTGGCTTCGGGCGCATCGTCGCTTGCGTCTGGGCTGACGCAGGCGGAAGCCGGCGCGGCCCCGCTGCAACAGGGGCTTCAGCGGTTGGCGCAGGGCGCAAGCGGCGTGGCGGAAGGAGGCGCACGGTTGGCGGCGGCGTCCGGCCAACTCGCCTCGGGCGCCGGCCAAATCGCGCAAGGGGCGAAGGGTCTTGCGGCGGGCACAGGCCGCGCGCAGCAGGCTTCGTCCGCGCTGCACGACGGGTTGTTGCAGCTTCAGGCCGGTGCCACCAAGCTCGCGGATGGAAACCACGCTCTCGCGGGCGGCGCGGCCTCGCTCGCAAGCGGCGCCGAGAAGCTTGCAAACGGCCTCGGCGCCTATCAGGCGGGCGTGGGCAAGCTTGCGAGCGGTTCCGCCGATCTCGCTTCGAATCTCACAAGTGGCGCGTCCAAGCTACAGGCGCTCCACGGCGGCGCCGTGCTGACAGCCGTGGCGCACCCGGTTTCCCTGCGCCAGGTGGAGCTCGGCGACATTCAGACGTACGGGAACGGCTTGGCGCCGTATTTTCTATCGCTCGGGCTGTACGTTGGCGTGCTGATGATGAGCGTCATCTTCCCGTTCCGTGAGCCTTACGGCGAACCGAAAAACGGCGTCGCGTGGTTCTTCTCCAAGTGGCTGCTCGTCGTCGCCATTGCGTGGACGCAGGCGCTCATCGCCGACGCTGTCGTGCTCGGCCTCATCGGGGTACACACGGCGCATCCTGTCGAATTTGTGCTGTTTTCGCTGCTTGCGAGCACGACTTTTGCGTCCATCTTGCTCGCGCTGGTGGCGCTGCTCGACAATCCCGGCCGCTTCCTCGGCGTGGTGCTGCTCATTCTGCAGCTCACGTCGACATCGGGAACCTACCCCGTGAACCTGTCCCCCCGCTTCTTCCAGGCGGTGGGGCCCTGGCTGCCGATGAACGCCACCGTGAGCGGATTCCGCTATCTCATCGGCGGCGGCAATCCGCCCCTGATGGCGCGCGATCTCGCGGAGCTCGCCATCTACACAGTGGCGTTTATCGTCATCGGCGTGGTCATTTTCGCGGGTTTCTTCCGCCGCCTTGGGCGCGCGGAGCCCAAAACGGTGTAAACTGATACGGAGAACTCCATCGAGGCGCTCCCCCGCTCCTGACGGGAGCGCCTCCGTCTGTTGAGACGGCGTCGCGCGGACCGCGAAGGTCGTCGCGCCGTTCGCAGAGCGCCACGCCGAAGGAGGAACATCGCATGGAAGGACAACCCTCAGCGCAACACCCAGCATGGCGGGCGGAACAAGCCTACGTCGATCGCGTCGTGGCCGCCATGCGCGCCAAGCTCGCGGAGCTTGAAGGCGTCTTGCGCGGCGTGCGCGGCGAGATCGTCGAATTTCGCCGGCACTTCTGGGACGATGTCACCATCAACCTGAGCACCTTGGACGATCTCGTCGAAACCCACTTTGCCATCCGCCAGCAGGCGGAGGTCCTCGGCGAGCGGGAGCGGCGTCACCAACAGGCGGCGCAGACCAAGCGCACCCTGGAGCGCCAGATTTCGTCGCCGTTTTTCGCGCGAATTGACTTCCAATACGAAGGCGAAAGCGAGGCCGAGCCCATCTACATCGGAATCGCGTCGTTTCGCGATGAGCGAGATCATACCTTCCTCGTGCACGACTGGCGCGCGCCCATCTCGAGCGTGTACTACGACGCACTGCCGGGGCCGGCGTCGTTCAAGGCGCCGGCCGGGATAGTGCGGGGCGAGCTCAAGCTCAAGCGCCAATTCGTCATCCGCGGCGGCACCATCTTGGCCATGTTTGATGCAGGGCTGACCATCGGGGACGAGCTCCTCATGTACGCCCTGTCGCGCCGCTCCGATGCGCAGATGCACAACATCGTCGCGACCATCCAGCGCCAACAGAATGTCGTCATCCGCGACGACGAGTCGCCGGCGCTCCTTGTCACCGGCGCGGCCGGCAGCGGCAAGACGTCGGCCGCTCTCCAGCGCGCCGCGTATCTTTTGTACAAGCACCGGGGCGATCTCGACGCGCGCCAGATGCTCTTTTTCTCGCCGAATCCGCTTTTCATGTCGTACGTCTCGAACGTGCTGCCCGAGCTCGGCGAGGACAACATCGAACAGGCGACATTCTACGACTATCTCTGCGCCAGGCTTCAGGACGAGTTCGTCGTCGAAGATCCCTTCGATCAAATGGAGCGCCTGCTCGAGGCGGGCGAGGACAGTCGCATGGCGAGGGCCGTGCGGTACAAGGCGTCGAAGGCCTTTGCGGACGAGATGGATCGCTACGTCGCCGGCCTCGCGCCGCGGATGCGCTTCCATCCCATTCTGGTGGAGGGGCGCGTCATCGCGACGGCGACCGACGTCAAGGCGGCGTTCGATAGGACGGATCCAAGGCTTCGCCTCCCGCTTCGCGTGGATCTCGTCAAGGACGAACTCTTGCATCGCCTGCGCCAGTTCGAGCGCGACGAGGCGCTTTCCGACTGGGTGCAGAAAGCCGTGGACGGGCTGCCGGACGAGGCGTACCGGCGCGCGGAGCGCACGGCGGCCAAGCGCAAGCGCGAGCGCCCGGAACTGGACGAGCAGGAGGAGGCGCGCCGGCTGCTCGGACGCGAGGTGCTTCGCCGGATGCTTCGGCCCGTGCGCCACTTCGTGGAGACGCTTCGCTTCGTGGACACGGCGGGGATGTACCGCGCTTGGTTCGAACAGGCGGCGTCGAACCCGCCCGAGGGCTTTCATCCGGACGATTGGGCTCAGATCTGCCGCCAGACCGTGCGCGAGATGGACGAGGGCACGCTCTGGTACGAGGACGCGACGCCGTACCTGTATATGAAGGAGCAGATCCTCGGCCGCGCGGTGAGCGCGCCCATCCGGCACGTGTTGGTGGACGAGGTGCAGGACTACTCCGTGCTTCAGTTGCGCCTCATCCGCAGCCTCTTCCCCTACAGCCGCATCACCATGCTCGGCGATCCAGAGCAGCTCGTGTCGCCTCATCTTCCCGGTATCCTCGAGGAGGACGAGATGGCGCGGCTCTTCCCCGGGCTTGTCCGGGTGGCGTTTGGGCAGAGCTATCGCTCGACGAAGCAGATTGTGCTCTTTACGCGCGGCATGGCGCAAAAGGGCGCGGAGATTCAGCCGTTCGATCGCGACGGCGCGCTGCCGCAGCTGGCGGAGGTGTCCGGCGAGGCGCAGCAGGCCGGCGTGATCGCGCGGTGGCTCGGCGAGTTTGCGGATGCGGGGTATCAGACGACGGCGGTGCTGACCAAGACGCAGGCCGAGGCGGAGCGGCTGGCGAAAGCGCTGGAGCGGCTCGGCGTGAAGCTTCGGCGCCTCGACAAGCGCGCGGTGAGCCTCGAGCCGGGCGTCGTGGTGGCGCCGGTGTATCTGGCGAAGGGCGTCGAGTTCGACGGCGTCATCGTCGCCAACGCGTCGCGGGAACAGTACCAAACGGCGTTCGACCGGCAGCTTTTGTATACGGCCTGCACGCGCGCGATGCATGATCTGCGCATGGTGTCCGTGGGGGAGGCGAGCCCGTGGGTCCTCTCGCAGCCCGCAGAAACCTATGAGCGCGTGGACGCAGCAGAGGTGAACGCCACGTGAAGATCTACTTGTTCCGCCACGGGCAGACCGTGTATAACGCGGACGGCGAGCGGTTCTGCGGTACCTCCGACGTGGGACTAACCGCGCTCGGATGGCAGCAGGCCCGCCGCGCCGCGCGGCTCATCCGCGGCGTCCGCCCGGCCGCTATCA
This window harbors:
- a CDS encoding YhgE/Pip family protein, producing MTSASEGAARGNVFQEFARLRKPKMMVQAVGIALIPVLYASAFLWAFWNPYGHLDRLPVAVVNEDAGASFHGERLNAGRDLVEKLKSDHSLGWHFVTPAEASAGMADGAYAMEIVIPRDFSKRAVNRAEHTGAPAPEITSVTNDRYNYIEGVMGRNAAVKLASETALGLAKSYTASLVDALESSGAGLHKAAKAADALASGGRELEAKGELLVSGASQLAAGANRLEGGLYQASQGAGALAQGASQAVSGADRLNAGLSRLNQGAEALAQGASSWANQARAFGEAGEKLGAGAQQVGQGASQLAAGAGKLTTSLGQLDTGASHLASGAESLAQNASQFAQAANQTAAGSQQVASGAAQLAEGLQQLAKANPALAGTPAFQQLLTASAEVASGASKTASANQQLAAGAEGLSQGAAQVASGASSLASGLTQAEAGAAPLQQGLQRLAQGASGVAEGGARLAAASGQLASGAGQIAQGAKGLAAGTGRAQQASSALHDGLLQLQAGATKLADGNHALAGGAASLASGAEKLANGLGAYQAGVGKLASGSADLASNLTSGASKLQALHGGAVLTAVAHPVSLRQVELGDIQTYGNGLAPYFLSLGLYVGVLMMSVIFPFREPYGEPKNGVAWFFSKWLLVVAIAWTQALIADAVVLGLIGVHTAHPVEFVLFSLLASTTFASILLALVALLDNPGRFLGVVLLILQLTSTSGTYPVNLSPRFFQAVGPWLPMNATVSGFRYLIGGGNPPLMARDLAELAIYTVAFIVIGVVIFAGFFRRLGRAEPKTV
- the helD gene encoding RNA polymerase recycling motor HelD; this encodes MEGQPSAQHPAWRAEQAYVDRVVAAMRAKLAELEGVLRGVRGEIVEFRRHFWDDVTINLSTLDDLVETHFAIRQQAEVLGERERRHQQAAQTKRTLERQISSPFFARIDFQYEGESEAEPIYIGIASFRDERDHTFLVHDWRAPISSVYYDALPGPASFKAPAGIVRGELKLKRQFVIRGGTILAMFDAGLTIGDELLMYALSRRSDAQMHNIVATIQRQQNVVIRDDESPALLVTGAAGSGKTSAALQRAAYLLYKHRGDLDARQMLFFSPNPLFMSYVSNVLPELGEDNIEQATFYDYLCARLQDEFVVEDPFDQMERLLEAGEDSRMARAVRYKASKAFADEMDRYVAGLAPRMRFHPILVEGRVIATATDVKAAFDRTDPRLRLPLRVDLVKDELLHRLRQFERDEALSDWVQKAVDGLPDEAYRRAERTAAKRKRERPELDEQEEARRLLGREVLRRMLRPVRHFVETLRFVDTAGMYRAWFEQAASNPPEGFHPDDWAQICRQTVREMDEGTLWYEDATPYLYMKEQILGRAVSAPIRHVLVDEVQDYSVLQLRLIRSLFPYSRITMLGDPEQLVSPHLPGILEEDEMARLFPGLVRVAFGQSYRSTKQIVLFTRGMAQKGAEIQPFDRDGALPQLAEVSGEAQQAGVIARWLGEFADAGYQTTAVLTKTQAEAERLAKALERLGVKLRRLDKRAVSLEPGVVVAPVYLAKGVEFDGVIVANASREQYQTAFDRQLLYTACTRAMHDLRMVSVGEASPWVLSQPAETYERVDAAEVNAT